A portion of the Diprion similis isolate iyDipSimi1 chromosome 4, iyDipSimi1.1, whole genome shotgun sequence genome contains these proteins:
- the LOC124405314 gene encoding RAB11-binding protein RELCH homolog has protein sequence MAKSIEEVDDLFSTSHTNEPVKEDASQPANPTVSYIDIATKLLNERLLLTALELHAELCESGRELPILRDYFSNPGNFETQNIKPEPYIALPRSLSQATLDSLDMTRYSEDGCGIDERVAILEFELRKAKENISALRANLTVATESETMQPDTGPDKQIVTDFPIKPHEQRALNYLVNEYLLAHSYKLTSITFSDENENQDFEDWDDVGLNIPKPTQLLQIYREFMRASGHNKPHAANVSVQTEFVQDLNSETVDKDEELKEMTSEIQQLKEQRAVLEREKSELEGLLASNESDLILGEAKGSTWTMQTINSNSSTPEKFEILDSMLQDISNTTQESCGDDTTSIVTSLNETDPGDREWTTLQLPRPDVTKQPPLDSCDSSFRILPTNFEREVVTHCMVNTSNPATAFIIDPLKNSVTQESVIHILTYSLPRVIPNVILNKREETIPLIISAVQLHKNSHEREKLLQLLFNLKKRPQEEERLKILAGLVAMARCSKSSVETGEVLGQCWEQSQHKYLERRLLAVECCSALAPYISGTTRNSLMLSMLQQMLLEDTEPVVRATVVRTLALLVALMDDPDKYFQCEELTLTALDDSSSTVIEAASKMLVPVIAQWALKLRRFQSHLLPRIFSKLRSQLKPSHHQNIHNKIHSDRDRAVASIIVLQYLLPHTVVCVANTENVKAFVQESKPSDLPDEFSALCCFSLLSPRVFYEGDMDITAVLHAFFANTWENDTWPELEWLSNKLLPDVIDIVKSINVTQEAVSNAFITYIHSLCCAFGRHITVLKIQPIFAAILSKLEQQLIMLTPDSGTLSLMLIPVYLTILSTLDVTELTKALNQFIVALAISGVSSASLQMAVIKLCNETRLQEHVLNALWDGVVHQRSTVRCATAVLFSSVISHITDHLANTRVAPAIVTLASDTDLTVKAAAIPALARLVTECGAKEARDKARLTLETIARDPQGIPSSLAVSLVTALSSIAPNCPQNYTEDVIATQLAGITASALQQGRKIELTNALVEAYSVLVYCPLSNQCVTGVLLPGLRYLEVLVNQTQPQHRELVNSLLKEVESRQDSQKPLERSASSSSGLSLAIANVNVGQGVEDMCQRMSKIFQQKSNTPGMANIFRKK, from the exons ATGGCCAAGTCCATTGAAGAGGTTGATGATTTATTCAGTACAAGTCATACTAACGAACCAGTGAAAG AAGATGCATCACAGCCAGCAAATCCTACAGTATCGTATATCGATATCGCAACAAAGTTACTTAACGAACGACTTTTACTTACCGCATTGGAGTTGCACGCCGAATTATGCGAATCGGGAAGAGAACTGCCTATCCTCagggattatttttcaaatcctgGGAACTTTGAGACTCAAAATATCAAGCCGGAGCCTTACATTGCTTTGC CTAGGTCACTTAGTCAAGCCACCTTAGACTCGCTTGATATGACAAGATATTCGGAGGACGGTTGCGGAATAGATGAACGTGTCGCTATACTGGAATTTGAGCTGAGAAAAGCgaaggaaaatatttcagcaCTGAGGGCCAATCTCACCGTCGCCACAG AGTCTGAAACAATGCAGCCAGATACCGGGCCTGACAAACAAATAGTGACTGATTTCCCAATCAAACCACACGAACAGCGAGCACTTAATTATCTCGTCAACGAGTACCTCCTAGCTCACTCCTACAAGCTGACTTCTATCACGTTTAGTGATGAGAATGAAAACCAAGATTTCGAAGACTGGGATGATGttggtttgaatattccaaaaCCTACACAGCTCTTGCAAATATACAGGGAATTCATGAGGGCTAGTGGTCACAACAAACCGCACGCAGCAAATGTCAGTGTACAAACAGAATTTGTTCAAGACTTGAATTCGGAAACAGTTGACAAAGATGAAGAGTTGAAAGAAATG ACTTCGGAAATACAGCAATTGAAAGAACAGAGAGCTGTTTTAGAACGCGAAAAATCAGAACTAGAAGGACTTTTAGCTTCTAATGAGTCTGATTTAATACTTGGAGAGGCAAAG GGTAGCACATGGACCATGCAAACGATAAACTCCAACTCATCAACCCCTGAAAAGTTTGAGATTCTCGATTCGATGCTCCAGGATATTTCCAACACGACTCAGGAATCTTGTGGAGATGATACAACTTCGATTGTGACTAGTCTGAATGAAACAGATCCGGGAGATCGAGAATGGACGACGCTACAATTGCCTAGGCCTGATGTAACGAAGCAACCACCACTGGATTCTTGTGACTCATCTTTCAG aattttacctactaattttgagagagaagTAGTGACTCATTGCATGGTGAACACATCCAATCCTGCAACCGCATTCATAATAGATCCACTAAAGAATAGCGTGACTCAGGAAAGTGTTATTCACATATTGACATACTCTTTACCCCGAGTAATACCAAACGTTATACTTAATAAACGAGAGGAGACAATACCCCTGATTATTAGTGCGGTACAACTGCACAAGAACAGTCACGAGAGGGAAAAGTTACTGCAGCTACTTTTTAACCTGAAAAAGAGGCCACAGGAGGAGGAGAGGCTGAAGATATTAGCCG GCTTAGTGGCAATGGCGAGATGTTCGAAGAGTTCCGTAGAAACTGGTGAAGTTTTGGGCCAGTGTTGGGAGCAAAGTCAGCACAAGTATCTGGAACGAAGACTGCTGGCTGTGGAATGCTGCTCAGCCTTAGCTCCATATATTTCGGGCACAACAAGAAATTCTTTAATGCTTTCTATGCTGCAGCAAATGCTTCTAGAAGACACAGAGCCGGTGGTCAGAGCTACCGTTGTAAGGACTCTGGCGCTACTAGTGGCGTTAATGGATGATCCGGACAAGTACTTCCAG tGTGAAGAACTGACTCTTACTGCTCTGGATGATTCCTCATCTACAGTGATTGAAGCTGCGTCTAAAATGCTTGTACCAGTGATAGCGCAATGGGCACTTAAACTTAGGAGATTTCAGTCCCATCTGCTGCCACGAATATTTAGCAAATTAAGGAGCCAGCTTAAGCCCTCGCACCACCAAAATATCCACAACAAGATTCATTCTGACAGAGATAGAGCTGTTGCATCTATCATCGTGCTGCAGTACCTCCTTCCGCATACTGTTGTATGCGTTGCTAACACTGAGAATGTCAAAGCATTTGTTCAAGAATCAAAACCTTCGGACTTAC CGGACGAGTTTTCTGCCCTTTGCTGCTTTTCCCTGTTAAGTCCGAGAGTATTTTATGAAGGCGATATGGACATTACGGCTGTGCTCCACGCATTCTTTGCAAATACATGGGAAAATGACACTTGGCCAGAGTTAGAGTGGCTATCTAATAAATT ATTACCAGACGTAATTGACATAGTGAAATCGATCAACGTTACTCAAGAAGCTGTTTCGAATGCTTTCATCACATATATCCATTCCCTCTGCTGTGCCTTTGGCAGACACATAACTGTATTAAAG ATTCAACCCATCTTTGCTGCCATATTATCGAAACTTGAGCAACAGCTCATAATGTTGACACCCGACAGCGGAACTCTGAGCTTAATGTTGATCCCAGTGTATTTGACCATTCTGTCGACCCTGGATGTGACTGAATTAACAAAAGCATTGAATCAATTCATTGTTGCCTTGGCTATTAGCGGCGTCAGCAGTGCAAGTCTGCAAATGGCTGTTATCAAACTCTGTAATGAAACTCGACTGCAGGAACACGTTCTTAACGCTCTCTGGGATG GAGTGGTTCATCAAAGATCGACGGTCCGTTGTGCGACTGCAGTTTTATTCAGCTCTGTAATATCTCATATTACAGACCATTTAGCCAACACAAGAGTAGCTCCAGCTATAGTGACACTGGCCAGTGACACCGATCT AACAGTCAAAGCTGCCGCTATCCCAGCACTAGCTCGTCTTGTCACTGAGTGTGGAGCCAAAGAGGCAAGGGATAAAGCACGGTTGACACTGGAAACAATAGCTCGAGACCCACAGGGCATTCCGTCATCATTGGCAGTTTCTTTGGTCACAGCACTCTCAAGTATCGCACCAAACTGTCCCCAAAATTACACAGAAGATG TGATAGCCACCCAGTTAGCGGGCATAACGGCATCCGCTCTTCAGCAGGGGCGAAAAATCGAACTCACAAATGCTCTCGTGGAAGCCTACTCAGTCCTTGTCTACTGTCCGCTCAGTAATCAATGCGTCACTGGTGTCCTTTTGCCTGGGCTTAGGTACCTCGAAGTCCTCGTCAACCAAACCCAACCTCAGCACAGGGAATTAGTAAATTCGTTACTCAAGGAGGTTGAATCCAGGCAAGATTCCCAGAAGCCATTGGAACG ATCTGCATCATCAAGTTCCGGGCTGTCTCTTGCGATAGCGAACGTGAACGTTGGTCAGGGAGTGGAGGACATGTGTCAGAGAATGAGTAAGATATTTCAACAGAAGTCAAATACGCCTGGTATGGCAaatatatttcgtaaaaaGTAA